Proteins co-encoded in one Gossypium arboreum isolate Shixiya-1 chromosome 11, ASM2569848v2, whole genome shotgun sequence genomic window:
- the LOC128283835 gene encoding uncharacterized protein LOC128283835, whose translation MANTHSTGSDSVEPSDSVFLGDRVVTSFPRHEVVKLDEGTFVQWQQQVRLILRGYGLFGLIDGSLTAPARFIHSPDGDLVVNSVVSVFDQQDSLLTSWLLSTISASFLSSLSMFARRDVWNVANNLSPLVRSSCKDLDLGSRRSNLTAVLLADSHPSLIFVVFSVSLSTGPLTFQRIVDTLIECEARQVRSAQEVLVAANTVEGPPLQSTDGSFRGGGRSFIRGRGRSFRPRVQCQICNRYGHLVQRCYYRYSRDEQSPVDAPVVRREGFASGFGRDDDRVRENGFGTRNNGLNPFVKYENGPRISDDPNPYDSGRPNPYDSGRDFGDMGFQLYNDSLGNAYGKGGLRSSGPSRSVRSRTPDGQFIHEPSANCVGVDRSWQTVHEAPWRTKPRARVFSVASSPYDSSQFVGLPPRLPELHTSDYSDASAYDSNFNSTDSYVLLPVGSTSWCPDSGATHHVCKNASDLHDSTPYTGHPHREILMRAKFVKGSIGSHRLGHPAPNIVKVVLDNCRISITKNRLDNVCVACQKGKSHKLPFAHSNTKYVDLFELVVSDLWGLAAVPCEGNLYYVSFIDMTSRFTWVYLISRKSQAVECFGQFQKMVLTQFGKCIKKFQSDWGGEFRAFSSVLASQGILHRVSCPHTSEQNGVAERMHRHIVETVLTLLAQANLPMNYWGYAFCSAVHLINRLPTPVLDGRSPYQSLFNYEPTYDHLRVFGCCFPYLRPFVKHKLEFRSQPSTFLGYSAHHKGYFCLTPDGKVVVSRHVVFDENRFLFPVSSSASDQTSSDVTRTIVREEAISTPVIPSEPVSTTNTHGMITRSKAGIFKPKAMCAANIELKPSSVEEALAHPDWRLAVQAEYDALIANSTWELCSLPSGRKVIGCKWLFKIKKNPDGTINRRKARLVAKGCSQVPGCDFTETFSPVVKPATIRVILSVAVTKGWPLRQVDVNNAF comes from the exons ATGGCTAACACGCATTCTACCGGATCCGATTCTGTTGAGCCTAGTGACTCGGTGTTTCTTGGTGACCGAGTGGTCACCTCTTTTCCTCGACACGAGGTTGTTAAACTAGATGAAGGCACGTTTGTTCAATGGCAGCAGCAGGTCCGGCTTATTCTTCGTGGCTACGGATTGTTTGGGCTTATTGATGGCTCATTGACGGCTCCGGCGCGATTTATTCACTCTCCCGACGGTGATCTTGTTGTGAATTCGGTTGTTTCGGTCTTTGATCAACAAGACAGTTTACTTACATCTTGGCTGTTATCCACCATCAGCGCTTCATTTTTGTCCTCTTTATCGATGTTCGCCCGCCGTGATGTTTGGAACGTGGCGAACAATTT ATCACCACTTGTGCGCTCTTCTTGCAAAGATCTGGATCTCGGATCTCGGAGGTCGAATCTGACGGCGGTTCTCCTTGCGGACTCTCATCCGAGTTTGATCTTTGTCGTTTTCTCTGTGTCTCTCTCTACCGGACCATTGACGTTTCAACGCATAGTCGATACTTTGATTGAGTGTGAAGCCCGACAAGTTCGGTCCGCTCAGGAGGTGTTAGTTGCTGCGAATACAGTTGAAGGGCCACCTCTTCAGTCGACGGATGGTTCATTTCGGGGAGGAGGTCGTTCTTTTATTCGTGGTCGAGGGCGTTCGTTTCGACCGAGAGTCCAGTGCCAAATTTGTAACCGATATGGACATCTTGTGCagcgatgttattatcggtataGTCGTGATGAGCAATCGCCGGTTGATGCACCGGTGGTTCGACGGGAAGGCTTTGCATCTGGATTTGGGCGAGATGATGATCGAGTAAGAGAGAATGGCTTCG GGACTAGAAATAATGGATTAAATCCATTTGTTAAATATGAAAATGGGCCCCGCATTAGTGATGATCCAAATCCATATGATAGTGGGCGTCCAAATCCATATGATAGTGGGCGTGACTTTGGTGATATGGGGTTTCAATTGTATAATGATTCATTGGGCAATGCGTATGGTAAAGGGGGTTTAAGGTCAAGTGGGCCTAGTAGGTCGGTTCGATCCCGTACACCTGATGGTCAATTTATACATGAGCCCTCTGCAAATTGTGTTGGTGTTGATCGATCTTGGCAGACTGTTCATGAGGCTCCATGGCGAACAAAACCACGTGCTCGTGTGTTCAGTGTTGCCTCATCTCCGTATGACTCGTCTCAGTTTGTTGGGCTTCCTCCTCGACTTCCTGAGTTGCATACCTCGGATTATTCTGATGCTTCTGCATATGACTCGAATTTTAATTCTACAGATTCCTATGTTCTGTTGCCGGTCGGGAGCACATCCTGGTGCCCAGACTCAGGGGCTACCCATCACGTCTGTAAGAATGCTTCCGATTTACATGATTCCACTCCTTATACAG GACATCCGCACCGTGAAATCTTAATGCGGGCCAAGTTCGTGAAGGGCTCTATCGGTTCTCACCG GCTGGGACATCCTGCTCCTAATATTGTAAAAGTTGTTCTAGATAACTGTCGTATTTCTATAACTAAAAATCGTCTGGATAATGTTTGTGTTGCCTGTCAAAAAGGAAAATCGCATAAGTTGCCCTTTGCTCATTCTAATACTAAGTATGTTGATTTGTTTGAATTGGTTGTTTCTGATTTGTGGGGCCTAGCTGCTGTTCCCTGTGAAGGAAATCTATATTATGTTTCGTTCATTGACATGACTAGTCGGTTCACCTGGGTATATTTGATCAGTCGCAAATCTCAAGCCGTAGAGTGTTTTGGTCAATTTCAAAAAATGGTTCTCACTCAGTTCGGGAAGtgtattaaaaaatttcaaagtgattggggtggtGAGTTTCGTGCTTTCTCGTCTGTGCTTGCTAGTCAGGGGATACTTCATCGAGTCTCCTGTCCTCATACTTCTGAGCAAAATGGTGTCGCCGAACGTATGCATAGACATATTGTGGAGACTGTTCTTACTCTTTTGGCTCAAGCCAATTTACCAATGAACTATTGGGGCTATGCCTTTTGCAGTGCAGTTCATCTTATTAATCGGTTGCCCACCCCTGTGTTGGACGGACGATCCCCGTATCAAAGTTTGTTTAATTATGAACCAACTTATGATCATCTGAGAGTGTTTGGTTGTTGTTTTCCATATTTACGTCCATTTGTTAAACACAAGCTTGAGTTTCGCTCCCAACCGTCTACATTTCTAGGGTATAGTGCGCATCATAAAGGGTATTTTTGTCTGACACCCGATGGTAAGGTTGTTGTTTCTCGACATGTTGTGTTTGATGAAAATCGTTTTCTGTTTCCAGTCTCTTCTTCTGCTAGTGACCAGACGTCTTCAG ATGTCACAAGAACTATTGTCCGAGAAGAGGCCATATCTACTCCAGTTATTCCTAGTGAACCTGTCTCTACAACTAATACTCATGGTATGATTACTCGATCTAAGGCTGGTATTTTTAAACCCAAAGCTATGTGTGCAGCTAATATTGAACTTAAGCCGAGTTCGGTTGAGGAGGCGCTTGCTCATCCCGATTGGCGGTTAGCTGTTCAAGCTGAATATGATGCTTTGATAGCTAACTCTACATGGGAGCTTTGTTCTCTTCCTTCCGGTCGAAAAGTGATTGGTTGCAAATGGTTGTTTAAAATAAAGAAGAATCCTGATGGAACAATTAATCGTCGCAAGGCACGGTTAGTGGCCAAGGGCTGTTCACAGGTACCCGGATGTGATTTTACGGAGACGTTCAGTCCGGTGGTCAAACCTGCTACCATTCGTGTTATTCTCTCTGTTGCTGTGACCAAAGGCTGGCCACTTCGACAAGTTGATGTCAATAATGCATTCTGA
- the LOC108487512 gene encoding uncharacterized protein LOC108487512 — translation MNTKTMRLPPRRVSMPSNNVKRKERDDFDLQHLHLPPPPAKLPKPAAPLAASQKAARPVFSNQLLAGYLAYEFLTRETLFGQPWDPAQLQQPATDSRRGIKEDAEPSDRSRAGDFESKPREDNHQRYVEVASLLKTDGAHIPGIVNPTQLARFLQM, via the coding sequence ATGAACACCAAAACGATGCGTCTCCCGCCCCGTCGGGTTTCCATGCCCAGCAACAACGTCAAGCGAAAAGAGAGAGACGATTTTGACCTCCAACACTTACACCTTCCCCCTCCACCCGCAAAATTACCCAAGCCGGCTGCTCCCTTAGCCGCTTCTCAGAAAGCCGCACGCCCGGTGTTCTCCAACCAACTCCTAGCTGGATACCTGGCCTACGAGTTCCTCACTCGTGAAACACTGTTCGGCCAACCGTGGGACCCGGCCCAACTGCAACAACCAGCCACTGATTCCAGGAGAGGAATCAAAGAAGACGCCGAGCCAAGCGACAGATCCAGAGCAGGCGACTTCGAGTCGAAGCCGAGGGAGGATAATCATCAAAGGTACGTGGAAGTGGCGAGTTTGCTCAAGACTGATGGAGCCCATATACCTGGCATCGTCAACCCGACCCAGCTAGCTCGTTTCTTACAGATGTGA